AGGCCCAGAGCAAGGTGAAACTTTAAGAAAAATAGATCAAGAACTTGCACAGCTAAGTTTAAAATTTGGAGAGAATGTCTTGGAAGAGACCAATAAATATGTCCATTTCGAGACTGAAGAAAGCGCAATTGAAGGATTGCCAGAAGGAATAAAAGAAGCAGCATCTCAAATAGCTGAAGAAAAAGGAAAACCAGGACAATGGGCATTCACCCTTGATTACCCGAGCTATATCCCTGCTTTAACCTATGCCAAAAACAGAGACTTAAGAAAGCTTTTATTTTTAGCATACAACACCAAGTGTTCTAAAGGTGATGAACTTGATAATCAGCAAATCATTAAGGACATCCTGAACTTAAAGGAAAAGCGAGCACAGCTTTTAGGGTATAAAAATCACGCTGAATTCATTTTGGAGGAGCGTATGGCAAAAAGCCCAGATGAGGTCACACAATTTTCTGAATCACTCCTAGCTAAGGCCAAACCAAAAGCTGAAAAAGAGATTGAAGAATTAAGCAAATTTGCCAAAGACCTTGACGGTATCACAGAACTCCAAAAATGGGATTTCGCTTATTATTCCGAACTTCTCAAAAAGGAGAAATACGCAATTGATGATGAGCTTTTAAAGCCCTATTTCCAGTTAGAAAAAGTGATTTCAGGAGTTTTCCAAACTGCCCAAAAACTTTACGGATTAGAGTTCATTCCTAATTCCGAAATACCTGTATATCATCCAGATGTACTAGCGTATGAGGTAAAAGATCGGGAAGGAAAGCATCTAGCAGTGTTCTACGCTGATTATTTCCCAAGAGCCGGAAAAAGAAACGGTGCTTGGATGACCAGCTACCAAGGGCAAAGTGAAAGAGATGGAGTAGAGAAAAGACCTCATATTTCTATCGTTTGTAACTTTACCAAGCCTACCAAAACGAAGCCTAGTTTACTGACATTTAACGAGGTAACCACCTTATTCCATGAATTTGGCCACGCCCTTCATGGTATGGTTGCCAAAACAAAATACGAGTCAATCTCTGGCACTAGCGTCTACTGGGATTTTGTGGAACTGCCATCGCAAATATTTGAAAACTGGTGCTACGAAAAAGAATGCCTTGACTTATTCGCTGAGCACTATGAAACGGGTGAGAAAATTCCTTCTGATCTAATTGAAAAAATTAAGAAGGCAGCGAACTTTCAGCAGGGGTATCAAACGGTCCGTCAAATTAGCTTCGGACTACTAGACATGGCATTCCACAGCACAAAGGCTCAGGAAATCACCGATATTCCGGAATTCGAAAGAGGCATCATGAAGAGAACTGATTTACTTCCTCCTGTTCAAGGGACATTGATGGCAACCTCGTTTTCACACATTTTCCAAGGTGGATATTCTGCTGGGTATTACAGTTACAAATGGGCTGAAGTTTTGGATGCAGATGCATTCGAATTGTTCCAGGAAAAAGGCGTTTTTGACCAAGAAACAGCTGCTTCTTTTCAAAAGAACATCCTTTCAGCTGGAGGAAGTGAGCACCCTTCCATTTTGTATAAAAGATTTAGGGGACGTGAGCCAAAGCAAGATGCTTTATTAAAACGAGCTGGATTAGTTTCCAAGACTTAAAATAAAGAACACTTCTATTCAAAAATTGAATTATATTAATCTCAGTGTCTGAAAAAATGCCTTTTTATGATCCAAAATAGCCTTAAAATGCCTCCTTACTTGAAGGCACTTTCTGTACTGATATTTATTATCGTCTTGGTTTTTTTCCTTATCGTAGGAAAGAGCCTTTTAGTACCCTTGTTTATGGGTGGCTTTTTTGCTGTTCTGTTTACGCCTTTAAGCAATTGGTTGGAAGCACGTAAGGTTCCTAGAACACTTTCCAGTGTCATATCTTTGATAATCAATATCACCTTAGTCGTAGGGTTTGTTGCATTTATTATTTCAACAGTAGCCAATTTTACAAATGACTTTGATAATGTTTCTGAGAAATTAACAAGCTATGCAAAAGAGGTTGATGAATGGACCTATGAAAATTTTGGGATTGATGAGAATCTAGATGAAAAAGCCAGTAACGATTTCATAAAAACGGTGCTTCAGGAGAACAGTAAAAACATCACGGGTTTTGCATTAAAAACTGTTGGTTCTCTTTCGGGTTCTATTCTGATTCCAGTTTTTATGTTCTTCTTCTTGCTATATCGAGATCATTTAACAGAAGTGATGATCCGAATTTATCGTGACAAAGACCCTCAACTTGTCAGGATGCGGATTACCAGTCTTAGAAAATTACTCCAAAGCTACGTCATCGGAGTTTTGAAAGTGATGGGAATATTGGCCGTTTTGAACGTTACAGCATTTACAGCACTTGGAATAAAGCATGCAATTTTCTTTGGTCTAATCGCCGCTTTCTTAAACATTATCCCTTATGTAGGCCCTTTGGTTGGTGCCATGATGCCTATGATTTATTCATTCCTGACGAAAGACAGCTTATTCTACCCCATTGCAGTTCTTGCTAGTTATCAATTGATCCAGTTAATTGAAGGAAATATATTGACTCCAAAAATCGTAGGTGGTAATGTCAATCTAAATCCATTTATTACGTTTCTTGGATTATTAGTAGGGGCCTCGATCTGGGGCATTGCCGGAATGATATTAATCATACCAGTATTGGCAATCTTGCGTGAAATATTTGAATTAAGTGATCAAACTAGTCCTTTTGCCTTACTTTTGGGGGAAGAAAAACCGCATGAAAAAACTAAACCAAAAGAAGACGATTAACCTAGGATTATTCCTACTCATCCTATTTTCATTTTCTTGTGATAGCCTTGATGACAAAAAGGGGCGTTTTCTTCTTAAAGGAAATGAAAAACTAGAAGAGAATGATCCAAAGTCAGCGATTGAATTTTATCAGGAGGCGATTGACTTAGACAGTGCCTATTTTGACGCCCATTACAATAAAGCAATGGCTCATTTAAGGTTAAATCAACTTGATCAAGCTATTCATGCTTTTAGCGACGGGATTCAGGTTAATCAATCTAGCTTTGAAAGCTATTTCCAAAGAGGGTTAGCCTACTTGGATAATGGCGAGTTTTATAAAGCCCGGGAAGATGCCCAGCAGCTGGTTCAGATGGATTCTAAATCCTGGAAAAGCTACTTTTTGACCGGATTGGTAGAAGAAAAATTAAACAACTACCCTCAAGCATTGGCTTCTTTCGAAAAGGCGGTCGAATTGGATCCCACTAATTCAGATCTTTTAGTCAATCAGGCAACCTTGCTTTATTACGAACAAAAATCAGAGGAGGCATTAATAATTCTCGATAAAGCGGAAGAAGTCAACCCAGCTGAACCCAATCTCCACAACTTAAGGTCAATGATTTACTTTGATAGAGAATCCTATCAAGAGGCTTTAGACGCAGTAAATAAAGCTATTGCCTTGAATAATACCCAAGCCTATTTCTATAATAACAAAGGCCTGTATATGATGTTTACAGGAGATTTAGAAGGCGGATTGGATTTAGTGAACCAGAGTATCAAAATGAACGAGAACAACCCTTATGCGCTTCGAAACAAAGGGATTTACTATGTATTGACTGGTGACAAGGTAACTGCGCTTCAATATTTGGCAGAATTAAATGAAAATTACCCAGATATGCCTTTAGTTGAAGAATACCTCGAAAAGGCTCAGGGCTTATAATTCTCTTTTGAAATTACATCCTTGATGCTTTTTAATAATTCTGCAGCATCAATCGGTTTGGCAACAAAACCGTCAAACCCGCATTGATCAATTTTCTCCATGATTTCCAATTTGGCTGCGGCAGTTAAGGCAATGACTGGTTTATCAGAAAACGACTTAATAGCTACCGTTGCATCAAAGCCATCCATTACTGGCATTTGGATATCCATCAGAATGCAGTCATAAGAATTGGATTTAGCTGCGGCTACTGCTTCCTCTCCATTCAACACACGATCATATGTGTATCCCCATTTTTTGATGATTTTACCCAAAACCAATGCATTAACATCGTTATCCTCTGCCATCAGTAAGTGTAAAACTTTTGGAGCTAAGCTGACATTTTCAGCGGGAACCAAGGCATTGGTCTCATGCTCGGCAACATCAAATTCTAATTCAAAATAAAACTTACTTCCCTTTCCTACCTCAGACTCAAGCTGAATAGTTCCTCCCATTAATTGAAGTAGTTTTCTAGTAATTGAAAGCCCTAAACCTGTTCCACCATATTTAGTACTAAATGTTGGTCTTACCTGGTCAAAATCATTAAAAATCTTGTCTTGATTTTCCTTGGCAATACCTATCCCCGAATCTTTTACTTCAAAATAAACCTTCGCTTTCTCATTAGAAGATTCTTTCAGTTTTACTGTCACATCCACATCCCCTTCGTTGGTGAATTTTAAGGCATTTGTAATCAGGTTATTCAGTATTTGAGAAAGTCTGGTTTTATCTCCTTTCAACCAAATCTCAAGCCCTTCTGAAATATGTAAATTCAAATTGTTTTTACTATCCCCAGCATGAAAAGAAAGACCTTTGATTATTTGATTAATAAGATTTTGGAATTGGAAAGGTTCTTTTTCAATAGTCAATTTTCCAGCTTCAATTTTCTGGAAATCGAGTAAATCATTGATCATAATGATCAAATTATCAACCGCAAAGTTGATCGTGTTCAATGCTGACTCTTGTGAAGAATTAGTTTCCTCTTGCAGCAAAGAATAGACAGATCCTGAAATGGCATTGAGAGGTGTTCTGAGTTCATGGCTTATCATGGATAAAAACTCAGACTTTATTTGACTTGCTTTTTCAGCGGTCATTCGAGCCTCATTCAGCTTATTTTCAAATTCCTTTTGCTCGCTTATATCTGTCAGATACCCGTACCAAACCATGTCACCATTTGCCAGCAACTGCGGCCTTGCTGCACCTAAAACCCATCGGTATTCCTCAGAGTTCACTCCAGACTTGACTCTAAATTGACATTGCCATGGCTCTTGCTTTTTAGAAGAAGCGACAGAACTCATGATTACTTTAGGCAAATCCATCGGGTGGACTTTGCTAATGGCAACCGAAATATCAGAAACCTCATCCATTTCTTCAGGGCTAATTCCCAACACGGAAGTGATTCCCTTAGAAAGGAAAGAGAAGTTCATCCTACCCTCACTATCCAACACCATCTGATACAAACCTCCAGGCACCTGCTCTGTCAGGTTCATCAGAAAATCATTATTTTTTTCTAATGTCTTCTCCAGTTCAAGTTTTTCAGAAATATTCCTGAAACTTAATTGAATGTACCGTTGTCCATCTATGTTGGTTGATTTTACCGAAGTCTCTAAAAAGAACTGCTTTCCTTGCCCATTTAATATGTTGGAATGAGTCTTGAATATCTCCTCATCAGAGTTTTTTATCCAGTCTTTCCAAAGCTCTGAATGTTCAAAAAGACTACTTAATTCCTTTAAATGCTTTAACTCCTGAGTGGAATCCAGACCAAATAATAAATTGGTTTGCTCATTGGATAAAAATATTTCACCATCAGGAAAAACTACCATTGAAGGCTCAATTGAAACATTAAATAGCGTTTCTAATGCTTCAATTTTCTTGTTTTTCTTTTGGTTTGAGTAATCATCCCAAATGATTCCTGCATGAATTTTCTGCTGCTCTTCAAAGGGCAGAATTTTTACCTTCAAGAACTTTTCTTGAGCACCAGCCAATTGGATCTCGAACTCCTCCGATTCTCCTGCTTTACTCAAGGCGAGTTGGAAAGCTTTTTTCCATAGTTTTTTAAATTCCTCAAGTCCTGAGCTCAAAGATTCATTTGCAAAATCTATGGTTTTAATTCCTCCAAAAAACTGAGCTGCTACTGGGTTTAGAATTAGTTTTTCCTCTTCTGAATCATATTGCCATGTTCCGGATTTATTCTGATCAGGAGCTTCTATCATCAACTGCTCAACCTGCAATTCACGATTTTTCTTCTCTGTTCTTTCGGTAATATCTCGGGCTATAATAAAAAATCTGTCCGGCGAAAACTGGACAGAACATTCTAATACTTTAAATCCACGTTTCTTTGTCTTGACCCTTACTTCAAAAAACACACTTGAATCCTTCAGACTATGGTTCCTCCATAAATCTCTTACTTTTCCTAAATCATCAGGATGTATATGGCTACAAAGGCTATTATTCAACAATTCTCCAACCTCATAACCTAAAACGGGTTGTGCCGCTCCGTTTAAGTAGGTCAGATAATCATGTTGACCAATAGCAATAATATCTAAACTAGATCTAAAAAATTGTTGAGACTCCTTTTTACTTGGTAAACCATGCGTCTTTACTTCTTTGCCTTTATAGAAAAGAAAATAATTGGTACCACTTTCATGGGGAAGCTCAAGCTTGAAGTTAAAATCTTTTCCTTCGTGAGTTAATATCAATTCCTCTTTGAAAATATAGGCATTGATATCCAGTCCCAATCCTGCTAAGGTTTTCTCCTTTAAAGATTCTCCAATTTGATTTTCGAATGACTCATTCCCATAAAAAATACTGTAGGGGTAGGTATCATCTGCAAGAAACACCATTTCTGATGATTCATATATGATTTTCTTAAAGGTGCTATTAATACCTCGTTCTTGCATTTGAATTTGAAAAACCTATAGGGCGGATAAGTTGATACAATGGATTGGCTTATTGTACCAATACACTCGTAAACATACATTAATTTGTATTTCATATCAAATATTTTGACTTATAAATACATTTTTCTGTATAAAAAATACATGAAAGGTATGTTTGGTTTTTAATTCCAAGCCCAAAATGCAAGGAGCATAAAAAAAGCCGTGATAATTTCTTATCACGGCTTTTCAAATTTAAATTCTTACAATTATGCTTTTGCTTTAATAAGGTTCAATGCGGAACCCGCTTTAAACCAATCAATTTGTGCTGCATTGTAAGTATGATTTGCAACGATTATATCTTTCGAACCGTCAGCATGAACAAACTCAAGGGTAAGAGGTTTTTCTGGAGCAAATTGCTCTAGGTCTAGGAAGTTGATTGTATCATCCTCCTGGATTTTATCATAATCAGCCTCATTATCAAAAGTCAATCCAAGCATACCTTGCTTCTTCAGGTTTGTTTCATGAATTCTGGCAAAGGATTTTACTAACACCGCTTTCACACCAAGATGCCTTGGCTCCATAGCAGCATGCTCTCTAGAAGAACCTTCTCCATAGTTATGATCTCCAACCACAATAGTAGGAATACCAGCAGCTTTATAGGCTCTCTGAGTAGCTGGAACTGGTCCATACTCACCAGTTAGTTGACTTTTCACTGAGTTTGTAGCGTCATTAAATGCATTAACCGCACCAATTAGGCAATTGTCAGAAATATTGTCCAAATGTCCCCTAAACCTTAACCATGGACCTGCCATAGAAATGTGGTCCGTAGTACATTTCCCAAATGCTTTGATCAAAAGTTTAGCACCTGAAATGTTCTTTCCATCCCAAGGAGCAAACGGATCTAGCAGCTGAAGTCTTTTAGAATCTGGCTTAACTTTAACTTCCACATTACTTCCATCTTCTGCTGGAGCTTGGTATCCGTTATCCTCTACCGCAAATCCTTTTTCTGGAAGTTCATCTCCTTTAGGAGGATCTAATTTCACTTCAACCCCATCTTCATTGATCAATTTATCAGTTATTGGGTTGAAACCTAAATCACCTGAGATGGCGATAGCAGCTACCATTTCTGGAGAAGTTACAAATGCGTGAGTGTTTGGATTTCCATCCGCTCTTTTCGAGAAGTTTCTATTGAAAGAGTGAACAATGGTGTTCTTCTCTTTTTTATCTGCACCAGCTCTTGCCCACTGACCAATACATGGTCCACAAGCATTGGTAAAGATAGTAGCATCCAAATCAGTAAAGATTTTAAGCAAACCATCTCTGTCTGCTGTAAACCTTACTTGCTCAGAACCTGGGTTAATCCCAAACTCTGCTTTGGTTTTCAATTTTTTATCTACAGCCTGTTTTGCAATAGATGAAGCTCTTGATAAATCCTCATAAGATGAGTTAGTACAAGAACCGATTAGTCCCCATTCTACTTTTGTTGGCCATCCATTTTTCTCTGCTTCAGCTCTTACTTGAGATACTGGAGTTGCTTTATCTGGTGTAAATGGACCATTAACGTGTGGTTCTAAAGTATCAAGATCAATCTCGATTACTTGATCAAAGTATTGCTCAGGATTCGAGTAAACCTCGCTATCACCTGTTAAGTGTTCTTTTACTCCATTAGCCAATTCAGCTACATCCGCTCTATCAGTCGCTTTCAAATAGCGCTCCATTGACTCATCATAACCAAATGTTGAGGTGGTAGCACCAATTTCAGCGCCCATATTACAGATAGTACCTTTACCAGTCGCTGAAAGAGATTTAGCACCGTCTCCGAAATATTCAACGATACAACCAGTACCTCCTTTAACAGTAAGAATACCGGCTACTTTAAGGATAACGTCTTTAGCAGAAGTCCAACCGTTCATTTTACCAGTCAACTTCACTCCAATAAGTTTTGGGAATTTAAGTTCCCATGCCATTCCTGCCATCACATCTACAGCATCAGCACCACCAACACCGATAGCTACCATTCCGAGACCACCAGCATTCACGGTATGAGAATCTGTTCCGATCATCATACCTCCTGGGAAGGCATAGTTTTCTAATACTACTTGGTGAATAATACCTGCACCTGGCTTCCAGAAACCAATTCCATACTTGTTGGAAACTGACTCCAAAAAGTTAAAAACCTCCCCACTGGCAGTAAGTGAACTACTTAAATCTGCTTTAGCACCATTTTGTGCCAAGATCAAGTGATCACAGTGCGCTGTGGAAGGAACTGCTACCTTATCTTTTCCAGCTTGCATAAACTGTAAAAGTGCCATTTGAGCAGTTGCATCTTGCATGGCAACTCTATCTGGAGCAAAATCCACATATGATTTCCCTCTCTCAAAGCTTTCTGTAGCATCTCCATCCCAAAGGTGAGCGTAAAGTATTTTCTCTGCTAAAGTAAGTGGTTTTCCTACCACCTTCCTGGCAGCTGCTATACGCTCAGGATACTTCGCATACACTGCCTTGATCATTTCTATATCAAATGCCATTTATAAAGGATATTTTATGTTGTATTAAAAGGTTCTGTTTTGTCGAAGGCAAATATAGAAATATAGCCCAATAATCGGTAGCCACAGACAACCTGTAAACTAGGGTTTATCCTAATTTAAAACCATTTTAAGCGCGCGCCACCAATTTTAAGCTAAAAAATAAACAACCATGCCTAAATAAATACCTCCAATCAGACATAAACCCAGGCAGTACTTGAATAAATCTTTCGCTTTCACCCCCGTAATAGTTATTAACGGTAATGCCCAAAATGGTTGTAATAAATTACTTATTTGATCGCCATAGGAAAAGACTAAAACCATTTTTCCAATAGACATTCCCATCGCTTTTGCAGAATCCAGAATAATGGGCCCCTGCACGGCAAATTGTCCTCCCCCTGAAGGAATAATCAAATTAACAGCAGCTGCGGAAACATACGAAATTAGCGGCAAGGTACTTTGACTGGCGTTGGAAACTAAACCTGAAGAAAATTCTTCTAGTAGTCCTGAATGAGTCATCAGTCCTAAAATACCTGCATAAAATGGGAATTGAATAAAAATATCAATTGAGGATTTTATCCCTGAACCTATTGCTTTTTTGAACTGCCCCATCGATTGATAGGCTATTAAAGTCAAGCCAAAAAGAAGAAAATTGATTGTATTGATATTGACTGAGGCAAGTTCTGGAACTGAACCAAATACAAAATTAAAGAAGGCAATTAGCACCATCGCAAAGCCTATGATAAAAGCGAAGTAACTTCTTTTTCCTGGAAGAATGGCTTTGAGAGGTTTTGCATCAATTTCAATTTTAGCGGATTTTTCGCTATTGGAAAAGACCAATAAGGATAAGGCAAAAACAAATACCAAACCTATCGAAACCCAAAAATTAGAAATACTCCCAATTGTCTCTGAAATCGGGATCACCCCTATTTTACCCTCCAAAAAATGACCTTTTTCAGCCACTTTCAATGGCGCAGAACCTGAAAGCCCTCCATGCCAAACGGCCATTCCCAAATATCCTGCCGCGGCTAAAAGTGCTGGATTTGGATTATATCCTTTTTCTTTGGCCGCAACATATACAAACCTAGCTAACAAGGCCCCAATAACAAGTCCAAAACCCCAGTTTAATAATCCTCCAACCATAGCAATTATGCCGGTCATCAATACTCCTTGAGTCTTATTTTTTGGGATATGGGCGATCCTTTTTAAAAATAAATGTACGGGCTGAAAAACAGCTAAGGCATACCCAAAGACTAAAATCATTATCATTTGAAGCGTAAAAGTCAATAGGCTGAAAAATCCCTGTTGCCAATACCCTAATGATATCAATGTTCTTTTTCCAAATGAAACTTCTTCCTTGATCCCAAAAATAATCACCATCAAAAAACATAGTACTGTAAGTCCTATGACCAGAGCAAATGGAGATGGGAAAAATTGCTTTCGAGAACGTTGAATCAATTTTACAATTACTTTTTAAGTATAAATTTTAGACCTAATATTATCTTTTAAACCTTACTTCACAACTCAAGTAAGCCCTTGAGCCCCCCTTTTAGTTTGACTTAAATGGAACTAATTTATAATCCTTTTTCTGTAAGTCTTTTAATATCAGGAGCCTTAGTCGCTGCACTTTCGGCTTTTATTGCAGTAAAACTTGGCAGTTCAACGAGATGGATCGCATTAACCATGCTTTCTGCTTCAATCTGGGGCTTTTTCTATGGATTTGAATTAGCAAGTACTTCAAAAGAAGCAATGCTTTTTTACGTCAAACTAGAATATTTGGGCGTATTAACCACCCCCACATTTTGGTTAATATTCTGTATTAAATATACAGGATTGAAGCCCAAATATTCTGCATTGACTTACTTTTTTGTAGGGATCATTCCGCTGATTTCTTACCTAATTTTGATGACCAATGAACTACATCATCTTCACTATGCTAGTACAAGTGTAAATCTAAATGGCCCATTTCCTTTATTAGATATAAAAATTGGGCCTTGGTACATAGTCAATATTATTTACTCGTATTCTGCATTTCTGATAGGTCTGATCATCTTATGGAGCAGATTCCGAAATTCAGATCCGCTTTATAAAACACAAACTAAGTTGATTTTTGCTGCCGGGGTATTCCCTATCCTTATCAACTTATTATATCAATTGGGGCTTTTTAGAATTTATGCAGAAATAGATAGTACCCCTTTCGCCTTTCTGTTTACTTATTTGATTCTAGGCTTTGCCATCATCAGATTTAGCTTGTTTAGCATTATCCCCATAGCAAAAGAAAAAATAATAGCCGTGATCACAAGAGGAGTCCTGGTGATAGACTCTAAATTGAATATCATTGACTACAATCCTGCGGCAAAGGATTATTTTGAAAAACCTCAAATCATAAAATCCGGAAATAACCTGAATAAAATATTTGAGAATTTCCAGCCTATTCTCGATTTGGTAAATTCCAATAGGCATCAAACAATGGAAGTACCTGATACTATTCATGGTGAAAGAAAAATTGTAAGAATAGAGTCCATTCCAATTTTAGACAAAAAATCCTCACTTTCAGGAACTTTACTCTTATTTGAAGATATCAGTGAAGAAGTAATAACTAAAGAAACACTTCAAACTCAAGCCAAGGATTTACAGCAGTTAAATGACTTAAAAGACAAGTATTTTAGCATAATTTCCCATGATCTGAAGAGCCCTATTTTCGGAATAAGAGAGCTATTACACTTAACCCAAAGTGGTGATGTTTCTCAAGAAGAATTTATGGAAATGCTGCCAGAAGTGACACAGAACATCGAAAATATTGCCAGTCTCTTGGAAAATTTATTGGCCTGGACAAGCACTCAAATTAAAGGTGAGCACATCCAGATAAGTGAGTTCAATCTTTTTAAGGTTTTAGAGGAAC
Above is a window of Algoriphagus machipongonensis DNA encoding:
- a CDS encoding sensor histidine kinase, with the translated sequence MELIYNPFSVSLLISGALVAALSAFIAVKLGSSTRWIALTMLSASIWGFFYGFELASTSKEAMLFYVKLEYLGVLTTPTFWLIFCIKYTGLKPKYSALTYFFVGIIPLISYLILMTNELHHLHYASTSVNLNGPFPLLDIKIGPWYIVNIIYSYSAFLIGLIILWSRFRNSDPLYKTQTKLIFAAGVFPILINLLYQLGLFRIYAEIDSTPFAFLFTYLILGFAIIRFSLFSIIPIAKEKIIAVITRGVLVIDSKLNIIDYNPAAKDYFEKPQIIKSGNNLNKIFENFQPILDLVNSNRHQTMEVPDTIHGERKIVRIESIPILDKKSSLSGTLLLFEDISEEVITKETLQTQAKDLQQLNDLKDKYFSIISHDLKSPIFGIRELLHLTQSGDVSQEEFMEMLPEVTQNIENIASLLENLLAWTSTQIKGEHIQISEFNLFKVLEEQADLVDRIAQGKGINIELADERNVLVKADQNMIELVLRNILSNAVKFSHRNSKINISVSESGEFEKVCIEDFGTGISEENLKKLRQGISFSTKGRQNESGTGLGILLVNEYIQKNNGHIEINSELGKGTKFCIYIPKA